In Zonotrichia leucophrys gambelii isolate GWCS_2022_RI chromosome 8, RI_Zleu_2.0, whole genome shotgun sequence, one genomic interval encodes:
- the MPL gene encoding thrombopoietin receptor, translating to MAACLCQGWQLSLLPAILLSLRSPPSAPEPVTSQDAALLAGVSEGILCFSRCFEDLTCFWDEEETTTGMCYFYYWYSRDVPTACMVSTWPRGAGGKRHVCVFPSQDVRLFTQLHLRVLDATTNHTKYWRELSVDAVGLIAPPVNITAHWAGAAGQLCVLWQPPLADFPNFFLYEVQCCPASSPGVPCSTPLNPGGQHPGDPSMQSTLSTHTPRAASPALGQRLVQANTWVVLRDLEPGVRYHIQVRSKPDGTSMDGVWGPWSQALAAETPHSSGDIGLSCSTPDLRHMRCEWSWDPAEPHSAHQLFYRPPPSGAGTREDAWQQCEEVSRGAQGTYACTFQPKAGSAVSVLVNVTRTHMLPTLSYFKEPFWLHQAVLTDAPQLVQATVSQGRLSLQWLPPLELLAEQLDYQVRYATENSHDWKVLQVPRAARKEVLDLRPGSRYHAQVRARPSGPWYRGSWSAWSKPVVVDAVADAGWLIPSVTVVPLLFSAVLLGLRCTFPSFYSNVKQKLWPPVPDLHRALGSFLQESSKHGQASAFDKQPPEEAVLPCLLEVLPGPRREAGPPPEHAGGRMSSTDIANQSYLLMSGWEPRAATTAPTLP from the exons ATGGcagcctgcctgtgccagggctggcagctctcaCTGCTCCCTGCCATCCTGCTCAGCCTCCGCAGCCCACCGTCAGCCCCTGAGCCAGTGACATCCCAAG ACGCTGCACTGCTAGCAGGCGTGTCCGAGGGCATCCTCTGTTTCTCCCGCTGCTTCGAGGATCTCACCTGCTTCTGGGACGAGGAGGAGACAACAACTGGGATGTGCTACTTCTACTACTGGTACAGCAG GGATGTGCCCACAGCGTGCATGGTCTCCACGTGGCCCCGTGGGGCTGGCGGGAAGCGACATGTCTGCGTCTTCCCCAGCCAGGACGTGCGGCTCTTCACCCAGCTCCACCTCCGCGTCCTGGATGCCACCACAAACCACACCAAGTACTGGCGGGAACTCAGTGTGGACGCAGTGG GTCTCATTGCTCCCCCAGTGAACATCACTGCCCACTGGgccggggctgcagggcagctctgcgTGTTGTGGCAGCCACCCCTCGCTGACTTCCCGAACTTCTTCCTCTACGAggtgcagtgctgccctgccagctccccaggggtgccctgcagcaccccatTGAACCCCGGGGGGCAGCACCCTGGGGACCCCTCCATGCAGTCAACTCTCAGCACCCAcacacccagggcagcctccCCAGCATTGGGACAG AGGCTGGTGCAGGCCAACACTTGGGTGGTGCTCCGGGACCTGGAGCCAGGGGTGAGGTACCACATCCAGGTGCGCAGCAAGCCCGACGGCACCTCCATGGATGGTGTCTGGGGGCCCTGGTCGCAGGCTCTAGCTGCAGAGACACCACACTCCTCCG gagaCATCGGGCTGTCCTGCAGTACCCCTGACCTGCGGCACATGCGCTGCGAGTGGAGCTGggaccctgcagagccccacagcGCCCACCAGCTCTTCTACCGGCCACCTCCGAGCGGGGCTGGCACAAG GGAAGATGCATGGCAACAGTGCGAGGAGGTGAgcaggggggcacagggcaccTATGCCTGCACCTTCCAGCCCAAGGCTGGCAGTGCCGTCTCTGTCCTGGTGAATGTCACCAGGACCCACATGCTGCCCACACTCAGCTACTTCAAGGAGCCCTTTTGGCTGCACCAGGCTG TGCTCACAGATGCCCCACAGCTTGTGCAGGCAACAGTGTCGCAGGGCCGGCTGAGCCTGCAGTGGCTGCcgcccctggagctgctggcagagcagctggactACCAGGTCCGCTATGCCACGGAGAACAGCCATGACTGGAAG GTCCTGCAGGTTCCCCGAGCAGCGAGGAAAGAGGTCCTGGACCTGCGGCCAGGCTCCCGCTACCACGCGCAGGTGCGGGCCCGGCCCAGCGGGCCGTGGTACCGGGGCAGCTGGAGCGCCTGGTCCAAACCCGTTGTGGTTGATGCCGTGGCCGATGCGG GCTGGCTCATCCCCAGTGTTACGGTGGTGCCGCTGCTCTTCTCAGcagtgctcctggggctgcgctgcaccttcccctccttctACAG CAATGTGAAGCAGAAACTCTGGCCGCCCGTTCCCGACCTGCACCGTGCTCTGGGCAGCTTCctccaggaaagcagcaagCACGGCCAG GCCAGCGCCTTCGACAAGCAGCCGCCGGAGGAGGCcgtcctgccctgcctgctggaggtgctgcccgGCCCGCGGCGTGAGGCGGGCCCGCCGCCGGAGCACGCTGGGGGCCGCATGTCCAGCACCGACATCGCCAACCAGTCCTACCTGCTCATGAGCGGCTGGGAGCCGCGGGCAGCCACGACCGCCCCCACCCTGCCATAA